A genomic stretch from Gemmatimonadota bacterium includes:
- a CDS encoding sugar phosphate nucleotidyltransferase yields MTPQSAAVYDTAASSTMWAVVFAGGIGSRFWPLSTPARPKPLLALVSGSPLLADTVGRLQPLIPPERVLIATSRDIAPAIRSVVQEVPEANVLIEPRPLGTAAALAWAAQEVARRAGPETLLCAVHADLAIGFPGAFREGIRRAASIAQSDDALVALGVRATRAEPQFGYHVPGALLDADAPFAAAGARPVASFVEKPSEQEARALVGDDALWHSGVVMGSAKRFLSELRDCTPEIAPGLPALAAGDLPLFVQAIRSVGLERGLLERTERMLVLPCDCGWDDVGTWASLRRARELDDDGNGALGEVSFVDATGNVVHAERGSVVMYGVSQLLVVSLNGLTFVTTLERANDLKPMLDALPGSMRINPSGQSVH; encoded by the coding sequence GTGACGCCACAGAGTGCCGCCGTGTACGACACGGCGGCGTCGTCGACGATGTGGGCGGTGGTCTTCGCGGGAGGTATTGGCTCGCGCTTTTGGCCGCTGAGCACGCCGGCGCGCCCGAAGCCGCTCCTCGCGCTGGTGAGTGGCAGTCCCTTGCTGGCCGACACGGTGGGACGCCTCCAGCCGCTCATTCCACCCGAGCGTGTGCTGATTGCCACGAGCCGAGACATTGCGCCAGCTATTCGTTCGGTGGTGCAGGAGGTGCCGGAGGCCAATGTCTTAATTGAGCCACGCCCTCTTGGAACGGCGGCGGCGCTCGCGTGGGCCGCGCAGGAAGTGGCACGCCGTGCAGGCCCAGAGACGCTACTGTGCGCGGTCCATGCCGATCTCGCCATCGGGTTTCCGGGGGCGTTCCGCGAGGGGATACGGCGCGCGGCGTCTATCGCGCAGAGTGACGACGCGCTTGTGGCCCTCGGCGTGCGGGCCACGCGGGCCGAACCACAGTTTGGCTATCACGTGCCGGGTGCGCTGCTCGATGCCGATGCGCCGTTCGCTGCGGCTGGCGCGCGTCCTGTGGCGTCGTTTGTGGAGAAGCCGTCGGAACAAGAAGCGCGTGCGCTCGTGGGTGACGATGCGCTCTGGCACAGCGGTGTGGTGATGGGGAGCGCCAAGCGGTTTCTCAGTGAACTCCGTGACTGCACGCCCGAGATTGCGCCCGGGCTTCCGGCGCTCGCGGCGGGCGACTTGCCGTTATTCGTGCAGGCGATTCGCTCCGTTGGGCTAGAACGCGGACTGTTGGAGCGCACCGAGCGCATGCTGGTGCTCCCCTGTGACTGCGGCTGGGACGACGTGGGCACGTGGGCGAGCCTGCGGCGTGCGCGCGAGCTCGACGACGACGGGAACGGTGCGCTTGGGGAGGTGTCGTTCGTGGACGCCACCGGGAACGTCGTGCACGCGGAGCGCGGGAGCGTGGTGATGTACGGCGTGTCGCAACTGTTGGTGGTGTCACTCAACGGGCTGACGTTTGTGACGACGCTGGAGCGGGCGAATGACCTCAAGCCGATGCTCGACGCGCTCCCCGGCAGTATGCGGATAAACCCTAGCGGGCAGAGCGTACATTAA
- a CDS encoding cytochrome c, with product MTAAIGSSLLLALAVLTVASCAGRDTPARYELGRAATPQEIAALDIDAAPDGHGLPPGHGSVAEGAALFQQKCQQCHGANGEGMAPAFPALVGRDPKGEGFAFANDPKITKTIGNYWPEAVTVFDYVRRAMPHTAPGSLSNDEVYALTAHLLAANKVIAADATLDSASLVRVKMPYHDRFVKDNRRGGSELK from the coding sequence GTGACGGCCGCGATCGGTTCGTCGCTACTGTTGGCGTTGGCAGTCCTGACGGTAGCGTCGTGCGCCGGGCGCGACACACCGGCGCGCTACGAGTTGGGTCGCGCTGCGACGCCGCAGGAGATCGCCGCGCTCGACATTGATGCCGCGCCGGACGGCCATGGGTTGCCGCCTGGCCACGGCTCCGTTGCCGAAGGCGCCGCGCTCTTTCAGCAAAAGTGTCAGCAATGCCACGGCGCCAATGGCGAGGGGATGGCGCCCGCCTTTCCGGCGCTCGTGGGGCGCGACCCCAAGGGCGAGGGTTTTGCCTTTGCCAACGACCCGAAGATCACGAAGACCATTGGCAACTACTGGCCCGAGGCCGTGACCGTCTTTGACTATGTGCGGCGCGCGATGCCTCACACCGCGCCGGGTTCGCTCAGCAACGACGAAGTGTATGCGCTCACCGCGCATTTACTCGCGGCCAATAAAGTCATCGCCGCCGATGCCACGCTCGATTCGGCGTCGTTGGTGCGCGTGAAGATGCCGTATCATGATCGCTTTGTGAAAGACAATCGGCGAGGCGGTTCGGAGCTGAAGTGA
- a CDS encoding TonB-dependent receptor — protein MVSLRPLFAAALVFGLSATVSAQQAAPPTAPSDSAKAKLPSVTVTASRSGLPLFSTPLAVTTVSREEWAGRSGFGLNDALAHVPGVLAQSRSGSGDIRLTIRGFGARGAGDRSNAGTARGVRILLNGIPETEPDGRTSFDGVDLAAVSKIEVVRSNASALWGNAAGGVININTVPEYSSPFADAETVIGGDGLKRFAVKGGTLAGAARLFGTFVNSGYDGWRPNSQATRALFDGGVMAPLGDRTTFGALLMVTHNKFNIPGPLTQAQVDANPQQANATYLTRLERRDNVIGRLGLTLNHTIDETQGFSTMLFVAPKYLQRSERGTYRDFNRYHVGGNAVYHATGTLSNDLKGTFSAGTDLAYQDGTILFYGLTPAGGRATDLRDNKREGANNFGVFVNEDLAVGADWAVSVGARYDAATYTYNSNITPQLNTTKSFTGVTPKIGLTYKVNPTHSWYVSVGGGFEVPAGNETDPSSTFGQDTVTAINPLLEPVRSTTYEFGTRHVLGLGGAFLQELSYDAAVFLTSMSNEIVPYRGGRFYFTAGKAQRTGAELGLTLRAAGGLSLESAVTLMNAEYKTYLVDSVHYGKPGKFANYSGNKVVGVPDAMVHVTLGWLPEGLGGLRFQLGTQQTSGYFLDDANTVRVPSELVFDIGIVATTPFDLGNGLGVRGAVRVQNLTDKRYIGSAFLNPDVVNGVPVAYEPGLPRQLLLSLSFERLR, from the coding sequence ATGGTTTCGTTGAGACCGCTCTTCGCCGCCGCTCTGGTGTTCGGGCTTTCTGCCACCGTCAGCGCGCAGCAAGCCGCGCCGCCCACCGCACCGAGCGACAGCGCCAAGGCCAAGTTGCCGAGCGTGACTGTCACCGCGAGCCGCTCTGGACTGCCGCTTTTTTCCACGCCGCTGGCGGTGACCACCGTCTCCCGTGAAGAGTGGGCCGGCCGCAGTGGCTTCGGCCTCAACGACGCGCTCGCGCATGTGCCAGGGGTCTTGGCCCAGTCGCGCTCCGGCAGTGGCGACATTCGTCTCACGATTCGCGGCTTTGGCGCGCGCGGGGCGGGCGATCGCTCCAATGCGGGGACCGCGCGCGGTGTGCGCATTCTCCTCAATGGCATTCCCGAGACCGAGCCCGACGGTCGCACGTCGTTCGACGGCGTGGACCTCGCGGCCGTTTCCAAAATCGAAGTCGTGCGCTCCAACGCATCGGCCCTCTGGGGCAATGCGGCGGGTGGCGTGATCAATATCAATACCGTGCCGGAGTACAGCTCCCCGTTTGCCGACGCTGAGACGGTGATTGGTGGCGACGGACTCAAGCGGTTTGCGGTGAAGGGCGGCACACTCGCGGGCGCTGCACGTCTGTTCGGCACGTTCGTGAACTCGGGGTACGACGGGTGGCGTCCGAACTCGCAGGCCACGCGTGCTTTGTTCGATGGCGGAGTAATGGCGCCCCTCGGCGATCGCACGACGTTCGGCGCGTTGCTGATGGTGACGCACAACAAGTTCAACATTCCCGGCCCACTCACGCAGGCGCAGGTCGACGCAAACCCACAACAGGCCAACGCGACCTATCTCACTCGGCTCGAGCGTCGCGACAACGTCATCGGCCGGCTCGGGCTCACGCTCAACCACACGATCGACGAGACGCAGGGCTTTAGCACGATGCTCTTCGTGGCGCCCAAGTATCTGCAGCGGTCAGAGCGCGGGACGTACCGCGATTTCAATCGCTATCACGTGGGCGGAAACGCCGTGTATCACGCGACGGGCACCTTGAGCAACGATCTCAAGGGGACGTTCTCGGCCGGCACTGACCTGGCGTACCAGGACGGCACGATTCTGTTCTACGGTCTGACGCCTGCCGGTGGCCGTGCCACCGACCTCCGCGACAACAAACGCGAAGGCGCGAACAACTTTGGGGTGTTCGTGAATGAAGACCTCGCGGTCGGGGCTGATTGGGCGGTGAGCGTCGGTGCGCGCTACGACGCGGCGACCTATACCTATAACAGCAACATTACGCCCCAGCTGAACACCACGAAGAGCTTCACCGGCGTCACGCCTAAGATCGGGCTCACCTACAAGGTGAATCCCACGCACAGCTGGTATGTGAGCGTTGGCGGAGGCTTTGAAGTGCCGGCGGGGAACGAGACGGACCCCTCCAGCACCTTTGGGCAGGACACCGTCACGGCTATCAATCCGCTGCTGGAGCCGGTGCGGTCCACGACCTACGAATTTGGCACGCGGCACGTGCTCGGCCTGGGCGGGGCGTTCTTGCAGGAACTCTCGTACGATGCCGCCGTGTTCCTGACCAGTATGTCCAACGAAATCGTACCGTACCGAGGCGGACGGTTCTATTTCACCGCCGGCAAGGCGCAGCGCACGGGTGCAGAGTTGGGGCTGACGCTGCGCGCGGCGGGCGGGCTGTCGCTTGAGAGCGCGGTGACATTGATGAACGCGGAGTACAAGACGTACCTCGTGGACTCCGTGCACTACGGCAAGCCGGGCAAGTTCGCCAACTACAGTGGGAATAAAGTGGTCGGGGTTCCCGACGCGATGGTCCACGTGACGCTCGGCTGGCTTCCCGAGGGATTGGGCGGCCTGCGGTTCCAGCTCGGCACGCAGCAGACGAGCGGCTACTTCCTCGACGATGCCAACACGGTGCGGGTGCCGTCTGAGTTGGTTTTTGATATCGGCATTGTCGCGACGACGCCATTCGACCTCGGCAACGGGTTGGGGGTGCGCGGTGCCGTCCGCGTGCAGAATCTGACGGACAAGCGGTATATCGGGTCGGCATTTCTGAATCCGGATGTCGTCAATGGTGTGCCGGTGGCATATGAGCCCGGGTTGCCGAGGCAGTTACTGCTGTCGCTGTCGTTTGAGCGGTTGAGGTAG
- a CDS encoding YeeE/YedE thiosulfate transporter family protein, with protein MTSPVAHAPPMAATAGKGIPSWARLGVIFGVVSAASIALWAPIGVSGTYPRFIGAILRRVTPEYAAANPYLVKMGSLLKPETFLVIGLLIGGFLASRMNREASPETEMVHAGEKTVSARYRDAFLGGFLIIFGARIAGGCTSGHIISGITQLSVSGLIFAAGVFASGIFTAKMLNAGGR; from the coding sequence ATGACAAGTCCCGTAGCGCACGCGCCGCCGATGGCGGCCACTGCTGGAAAAGGAATCCCCTCGTGGGCACGGCTCGGCGTCATTTTTGGCGTGGTGAGCGCGGCATCGATTGCGCTCTGGGCGCCGATCGGTGTGAGCGGCACGTATCCGCGGTTCATTGGCGCCATTCTGCGCCGCGTGACGCCGGAGTATGCGGCCGCGAATCCGTATCTCGTGAAGATGGGCTCGCTGCTCAAGCCCGAAACTTTTCTGGTGATCGGCCTGCTGATCGGCGGCTTTTTGGCGTCGCGCATGAATCGCGAAGCCTCGCCTGAAACGGAGATGGTGCACGCTGGCGAAAAGACGGTGTCGGCGCGTTATCGCGACGCTTTTCTGGGCGGCTTCCTGATCATCTTTGGGGCGCGCATCGCGGGCGGGTGCACGAGCGGCCACATCATCTCAGGCATTACCCAACTCTCGGTGAGCGGACTGATCTTTGCGGCCGGCGTCTTTGCCAGCGGCATTTTCACGGCGAAGATGCTCAACGCCGGAGGGCGCTAA
- the soxC gene encoding sulfite dehydrogenase: MKRRDLLAGAAGLIGGAVLAGAPNAAAGQQRVPSSTPPVLPPPIPDDPTKLQGAPTSQVGTRSTFVTPTRTPYGEVTGSSLTPLQDLTGTITPADLHFERHHAGVPRIDPAKHTLMIHGLVKRPLVFSVADVQRFPQVTRTYFVECSGNGRAAYRDPKPDMTPQKVAGLTGNSEWTGVPLRVLLAEAGVEASASWFLAEGGDACVMTRSIPLEKAMDDALVVWAQNGEPLRPEQGFPLRLLLPGWEGNTNVKWLRRLELGTRPWATRWETSKYTDPLPDGTARQYSFEMDAKSIITSPAFPRTIVKGWWPVTGLAWSGRGAIRRVEVSTDNGRSWADAELHGTPLAKAHVRFTHQWKWDGTESVLLSRATDDTGYVQPTRAALIKVRGLGTDFHFNQIVGWRVAADGHLFFHGES, translated from the coding sequence GTGAAGCGGCGCGACTTGCTCGCGGGCGCTGCAGGGTTGATTGGCGGTGCCGTGTTGGCTGGTGCGCCGAATGCTGCCGCAGGGCAGCAGCGCGTACCGAGCAGCACGCCCCCCGTGCTTCCACCGCCGATTCCGGACGATCCCACCAAGCTGCAAGGCGCGCCCACCTCGCAGGTGGGCACGCGCTCCACTTTCGTGACCCCAACGCGCACGCCGTACGGGGAAGTCACTGGTAGCTCGCTCACACCGTTGCAGGATCTCACCGGCACTATCACGCCGGCAGATTTGCACTTTGAACGGCACCACGCGGGCGTGCCGCGGATTGATCCGGCCAAGCACACTTTAATGATTCACGGACTCGTGAAGCGTCCGCTCGTATTTTCGGTGGCGGATGTGCAGCGTTTTCCGCAGGTCACGCGCACGTACTTCGTAGAGTGCTCGGGCAATGGTCGCGCGGCATATCGCGATCCCAAGCCTGACATGACACCGCAGAAAGTGGCCGGGCTCACCGGCAACAGTGAGTGGACGGGCGTTCCACTTCGCGTGCTCCTCGCGGAAGCGGGCGTAGAGGCGAGTGCGTCGTGGTTTCTCGCCGAGGGGGGCGACGCGTGTGTGATGACGCGTTCTATTCCGCTCGAGAAGGCAATGGACGATGCCCTCGTGGTGTGGGCGCAGAATGGCGAACCGCTACGTCCTGAGCAGGGGTTTCCGCTCCGCCTCTTGCTGCCTGGCTGGGAAGGGAACACCAACGTGAAGTGGTTGCGCCGTCTCGAACTCGGCACTCGCCCGTGGGCGACGCGTTGGGAGACGTCGAAGTACACCGATCCGCTCCCCGACGGCACGGCGCGTCAGTACAGCTTTGAAATGGACGCAAAATCCATCATCACGTCGCCGGCCTTTCCGCGCACCATCGTCAAAGGCTGGTGGCCGGTGACGGGGCTTGCGTGGAGCGGGCGCGGCGCGATTCGTCGCGTGGAAGTGAGCACGGACAACGGTCGCAGCTGGGCCGATGCCGAGTTGCACGGCACGCCGCTCGCGAAGGCGCACGTGCGGTTCACGCATCAGTGGAAGTGGGATGGCACTGAGTCGGTGCTCCTCTCTCGGGCCACGGACGACACGGGCTACGTGCAACCCACGCGTGCCGCGCTGATCAAGGTGCGCGGCCTCGGTACGGATTTCCATTTCAATCAAATCGTTGGCTGGCGCGTGGCGGCCGACGGGCACCTGTTTTTTCACGGGGAGAGCTGA
- a CDS encoding patatin-like phospholipase family protein has product MRRIVTSLLLASSLASAARAQVNACVPAKTALVLAGGGAKGFAHIGVLQTLDSLGIKPDLIVGTSIGAIMGGLYASGYSAHEVDSVMRVLPIERVIRRYEPSVSASLGVVRPVAVWELGQSGYVLQSGAVREGEVNALVSAMMLRGNLIARGSFDSLPIPFRAVAADLATRDPVVLSSGDLGRAVRASAALPLVFRPVQDGNRWLTDGGLADNVPFSVARELGAQRVWVSTLPYGAPEASALEDPVQLWISLMSSLFREDALIPAVGDVMIVSPTQKMANLDFTRRAGDSLIAMGRASSREAFAKATCVNPLGEARQRPLPHVTTTFSVTGGDAVDKGAVTADLGLVSGGGVPLARLQNGLLTIGKSERYRSLWLGPTGSGDSVAFQPALQPAPQKAFGLGIAYDQFMSGRLWLGGVNRSLWDGNAEGSLLMRVGTYAQDLTAFVRRRAQVGTRSLPLAWELSVMHESVRSFYGKTELAGVENRQIQAFFGLREDPTPGAWRYEIGLESRFWRETAKEPRGAVGVRARLLRARSEYEMGSTVDITALNDYQRVALDLSSQWGDADTDVRLRLRAGWAHRMPANFLFSLAGPDGFAGFRIGELLGSQELFSSILVRSSINEFLRWRVELMAGEVSQGYGVLRKYPGTVNGVILTGLRAGFEATTPLGPIRLEQGFSQSGERSTLIRVGYWF; this is encoded by the coding sequence GTGCGCCGCATCGTCACCTCCCTCCTGCTGGCGAGTTCGCTCGCCTCGGCCGCGCGCGCGCAGGTCAACGCGTGCGTGCCCGCCAAGACCGCACTCGTGCTGGCGGGTGGCGGCGCCAAAGGGTTTGCCCACATCGGTGTGCTGCAGACCCTCGACAGCCTCGGCATCAAACCCGACCTGATTGTTGGCACCAGTATTGGCGCGATTATGGGAGGCCTCTACGCCTCCGGCTACTCGGCGCACGAAGTGGACAGCGTGATGCGCGTGCTCCCCATTGAGCGGGTGATTCGCCGCTATGAGCCCAGCGTCTCCGCCTCACTCGGCGTGGTGCGCCCCGTGGCGGTGTGGGAACTCGGGCAGTCGGGCTACGTGCTGCAGAGCGGGGCGGTGCGCGAAGGCGAGGTGAACGCGCTCGTGTCAGCGATGATGTTGCGCGGCAATCTCATTGCGCGGGGCTCGTTTGACTCGCTCCCCATTCCCTTCCGCGCCGTCGCCGCCGATCTCGCGACACGCGACCCCGTCGTCCTTTCGTCTGGTGACCTCGGCCGCGCCGTACGTGCCAGTGCGGCACTGCCGCTGGTGTTTCGACCGGTGCAGGACGGCAACCGTTGGCTCACCGACGGTGGACTCGCCGACAACGTGCCGTTCTCTGTTGCGCGTGAGTTAGGCGCGCAGCGCGTGTGGGTTTCCACGCTCCCGTACGGCGCCCCCGAAGCCTCCGCGCTCGAAGATCCAGTGCAGCTGTGGATCTCGCTCATGAGTTCGCTCTTCCGCGAGGATGCGCTCATTCCCGCGGTGGGCGATGTGATGATTGTGAGTCCCACGCAGAAAATGGCGAACCTCGACTTCACGCGTCGTGCCGGCGACTCGCTCATTGCAATGGGGCGCGCGTCGTCACGTGAGGCGTTCGCCAAAGCCACGTGCGTCAACCCACTGGGCGAAGCGCGCCAACGGCCGTTGCCCCACGTCACCACGACCTTTTCGGTTACCGGCGGCGACGCCGTGGACAAAGGCGCGGTAACGGCCGACCTCGGGCTTGTGAGTGGCGGCGGCGTGCCCCTCGCGCGGCTCCAGAACGGCCTGCTCACTATCGGAAAATCTGAGCGCTATCGCTCGCTCTGGCTCGGCCCCACCGGCTCCGGCGATTCCGTGGCCTTCCAACCGGCGCTACAACCCGCACCGCAAAAAGCGTTCGGGCTCGGCATCGCCTACGATCAGTTCATGTCTGGCCGACTCTGGCTCGGCGGCGTGAATCGCTCGCTCTGGGACGGCAACGCCGAGGGCTCGCTGCTCATGCGCGTCGGCACATACGCACAGGATCTCACCGCCTTTGTACGGCGACGCGCGCAGGTCGGCACCCGATCGCTTCCGCTGGCGTGGGAACTCTCGGTGATGCACGAGAGCGTGCGCAGCTTCTACGGCAAGACAGAACTAGCCGGCGTGGAAAACCGACAGATCCAAGCGTTCTTCGGTTTACGCGAAGACCCGACACCAGGCGCGTGGCGTTACGAGATTGGTCTCGAATCGCGCTTCTGGCGTGAGACCGCGAAAGAGCCACGCGGCGCCGTAGGCGTACGTGCGCGCCTGCTCCGCGCGCGGAGCGAGTACGAAATGGGGAGCACTGTCGACATCACGGCGCTCAACGATTACCAGCGCGTGGCGCTCGACCTCTCGTCGCAATGGGGGGATGCCGACACCGACGTGCGCCTCCGACTGCGCGCGGGATGGGCGCACCGAATGCCGGCAAACTTCCTCTTCTCGCTCGCCGGCCCCGACGGTTTTGCTGGCTTTCGTATTGGGGAACTCCTCGGCTCCCAAGAGCTCTTTAGCAGCATCTTGGTTCGTAGTTCGATCAACGAGTTCCTGCGCTGGCGGGTCGAGCTGATGGCCGGCGAAGTCAGCCAGGGCTACGGCGTCCTGCGGAAATATCCGGGCACCGTCAACGGCGTCATCCTCACTGGGCTGCGCGCCGGGTTCGAAGCCACCACCCCGCTGGGCCCCATCCGCTTGGAGCAAGGCTTCAGCCAGAGCGGCGAACGGTCGACACTCATTCGCGTGGGATACTGGTTCTAA
- the apaG gene encoding Co2+/Mg2+ efflux protein ApaG encodes MTDGIRVTVRPVYLPEQSIPEQQQFVFAYFVRVENTATQSVQLLSRRWRIHDSIGEDTEVAGDGVVGEQPLLIPGAVHEYQSFCVLKSANGHMEGEYRFVRADSTRFDAAIPRFTLAAGEWQNSSS; translated from the coding sequence ATGACCGACGGCATTCGCGTGACCGTCCGTCCTGTGTATCTGCCTGAACAGTCGATTCCGGAGCAGCAGCAGTTTGTGTTTGCGTATTTTGTGCGCGTGGAGAACACGGCGACGCAGTCGGTGCAGCTGCTCTCGCGCCGCTGGCGCATTCACGACTCAATTGGCGAAGACACCGAAGTGGCGGGAGACGGCGTGGTGGGCGAACAGCCGTTGCTCATCCCAGGCGCGGTGCACGAGTATCAGAGCTTCTGTGTGCTCAAGTCCGCCAATGGGCACATGGAGGGCGAGTATCGCTTTGTGCGCGCCGACTCCACGCGTTTTGATGCCGCCATTCCGCGCTTCACACTCGCCGCTGGCGAGTGGCAGAACTCGTCGAGTTAG
- a CDS encoding YeeE/YedE thiosulfate transporter family protein, translated as MDRIYALLVGLAMGALIQRVRASSPGMIARNLRLENLSIIKFMATTIAIGTILVYLLNLVTPMHFDIKPTYVVGVLVGGLVFGVGFGVGGYCPGTCVVGIGEGRRDAIWSIVGGVVGALAFTLTFTTIVAPMNKLMDFGKITLADVLHAPAVAVAVVLGIVFLGIVALLPTEPGAKAKS; from the coding sequence ATGGACCGCATCTATGCATTGCTCGTGGGCCTTGCGATGGGCGCGTTGATTCAGCGCGTGCGCGCGTCGAGCCCAGGGATGATCGCGCGTAATCTGCGCCTCGAGAATCTCTCGATCATCAAGTTCATGGCGACCACCATCGCCATTGGTACGATTCTCGTGTATCTGCTCAATCTCGTGACGCCAATGCACTTCGACATCAAGCCGACGTACGTCGTAGGCGTGCTCGTGGGCGGGCTGGTGTTTGGTGTGGGCTTTGGGGTGGGCGGCTACTGCCCCGGCACCTGCGTGGTGGGCATTGGCGAAGGGCGTCGCGATGCGATCTGGTCCATCGTGGGCGGCGTGGTGGGAGCGCTGGCTTTTACGCTCACCTTCACCACGATTGTCGCACCGATGAACAAGCTTATGGACTTCGGGAAGATCACGTTGGCCGACGTGCTGCACGCGCCCGCCGTGGCCGTGGCCGTGGTGCTGGGGATTGTGTTCCTTGGCATTGTGGCGTTGCTCCCGACGGAACCCGGCGCCAAGGCGAAGAGCTGA
- a CDS encoding metalloregulator ArsR/SmtB family transcription factor: MPDAMSGKRVPSRELFDLVAGHFRVLGEPARLELLHTLADGERSAASLLAETKISQANLSKHMTVLCQAGFVIRRREGPYVHYQLADARVLSLCELMCDRLESDAISAQEMIAARMLHEG; encoded by the coding sequence ATGCCAGACGCGATGAGCGGCAAGCGGGTTCCATCCCGCGAGTTGTTCGACCTGGTCGCCGGGCACTTTCGAGTGCTCGGCGAGCCGGCGCGGCTTGAGCTCTTGCACACGCTCGCCGATGGAGAACGGTCGGCCGCCTCGTTACTGGCGGAGACGAAAATTTCGCAGGCCAATTTGTCGAAGCATATGACGGTGCTTTGCCAGGCGGGTTTTGTGATCCGCCGCCGCGAAGGACCGTACGTGCATTACCAGCTGGCCGATGCGCGCGTCCTTTCGCTGTGCGAGCTGATGTGCGATCGCCTAGAGTCCGACGCGATCTCTGCGCAGGAAATGATCGCGGCGCGGATGCTTCACGAGGGCTAA